In Chryseobacterium oryzae, the genomic stretch AATCACGATTACAGAAAACGGTATCAACTTCATATTCTTTGATGATTTTTTTAAAAATATCTTCGGGTTTTCCGAGATAAGTTTTCAGAGTACTTCCATATTTTTTCAATTCATTATTAATTAGTTCTAAAGACTGATGGATGTAATCTAGCCTTTTGTCTTCCTTGTTTTCTAACTGATTGAGAATTTCTGTGTCGAAAATGAATATGGGTAACACTTTTGGTTCTGAATGTAAGGCTTCACTCAATCCTGTATTATCTTCAAGCCGAAGATCTCTTCTGAACCAGAAAATATTAATTTTGCTCATTTCTTTTAAATTTTTGAAAGAAAAATAAGTTCCATAAAATCATTTCGTAGCCGTAAACAGCATCTTCAACAGGAATGGTAAGCATTCTGAAACCCATAAAATCTTTAGGATTATAATTAACGATAGGAGTGTCTAAACCTGTTCCTGTAAGAATTCCATTTACTGCAAAGAATCCGGGCATGAGAATAAAATAAATAAAGGATGCTTTACCAATCCAACGTACTTTTAAAATGAAAAATAAAGTAAGAAGTGTTGCGGCTGTAGTTATAAAAGTTACCAATGAGTAAATTTTGTCTCTGAAAATAATTGCCAGAATAATGCAAGTAATTATAGAGAAAACCACAAGAAATTTTTCAGCGTTTTTGTTCCAGTCTAATCTGAAAAAAAGATCCAGACAGTAATAGGTAAAAACGCAGGAAAAAGGAATACAGATAAAAAAAAGCAATTCTTCTATCGGTAATCCTAAAATTCTGATTCCGATGAGATAACGGTCATTAAACCACCAAACTCCATGAGCGGTAAACCAAATATCCCAGGCAATAAAAAACACGGCAACAACGATTGATGCTGATAAAAAAGCCTTAAAATGTCTGTTAAATTTTATTTTAGGATGAAATGAAAAAATAAAACAGATAATTACCGCAAAAAAATTAACTGCGAGATAGATATAATGCGACATTTATGCTTTAGTTTTATTAAAAAACATTCTGAAATATTTTATTGGAACCCACAGAAATCCAAAACACTCTCCATGTTCTTTATGTGTATGTTTATGATGTTGCTTGTGTCCTCTTCTAATAGCAAGCAAATAGGGGTTTTTGGTGTTTTTGAGAATTTTAAATCTTTGATGAATGAAAATATCATGCACAAAAAAATAAGCCATTCCGTACAGTGTAATTCCTAAAGCTATATAAAAATAGGCGTTAAAATTTTTGATGGTTCCATAATACATCAAAGCAATTGTAGGTATTGCGAATATGACAAAAAAATAATCATTTCTTTCCATTTTACCTTCAGTGCTGTGGTCATGATGATCTCTGTGAAGAGTCCACAAAAATCCGTGCATGACGTATTTATGAATTAGCCATGTAATGCCTTCCATCAAGAAAAATGTAATAAGAATAATTAGAAAATTCATATAATAATCTATTTATGATTAAACATTTTATCTAAAACCTGTGTTCGGTAATCGAAAATATGTTTCAATTTCTTTTTAACAAGTAGTATATGAGCTATTTCTCCAAGAAATCCTAAGGGAAGTTCATAATCTACTTTATCTTTCATGAGAACTCCATTTTCATTTTCTATGAATTCATGATGGTGGTTCCAAAGTTTATAAGGTCCTTTTTCCTGAAAGTCTGTGAAACTTTTCCGGTCATTTACTTCTATAATTTTGGTTTGCCAAGACATTTTAATATTCAGTAAAGGAGAAACGTAATAATCAATGATCATTCCTTCGTAAATAGCATCATCCGAAAACTTTGTTCTCACAATAAAGTTCATTTCTTTCGGAGTAATTTTAGAAAGATTATTTGCAGATGAGAAAAACTTCCACGCTTCATCGATGGTACAATTTAGCTGTTGTTCTCGATATAATTGATGAATCATTTTTTTTGAATTTTAAAATTTTAGGATATTATTTTCCATTATTAATTTTAAAGCAACGACATTTTGTATTGTACATAACTGCTCATCATTAAAGAGAATTTTCTACCGTTTGAGATTCTTATCCTTTGATTGATTATTTTATTTGCTGAAGTTTTTTTAATTTTTTTAAACAAAGAAATATAATAGCGATATGCAAGATAAACTCCGAATTTTGATGATGTAGGAAGCTTTTTTATTCCTTCCAAAGCTTCTTTAAATTCGTCGTAAATTTCCTTTTCTATTTGATTTTTT encodes the following:
- a CDS encoding lycopene cyclase domain-containing protein, with amino-acid sequence MSHYIYLAVNFFAVIICFIFSFHPKIKFNRHFKAFLSASIVVAVFFIAWDIWFTAHGVWWFNDRYLIGIRILGLPIEELLFFICIPFSCVFTYYCLDLFFRLDWNKNAEKFLVVFSIITCIILAIIFRDKIYSLVTFITTAATLLTLFFILKVRWIGKASFIYFILMPGFFAVNGILTGTGLDTPIVNYNPKDFMGFRMLTIPVEDAVYGYEMILWNLFFFQKFKRNEQN
- a CDS encoding sterol desaturase family protein, which codes for MNFLIILITFFLMEGITWLIHKYVMHGFLWTLHRDHHDHSTEGKMERNDYFFVIFAIPTIALMYYGTIKNFNAYFYIALGITLYGMAYFFVHDIFIHQRFKILKNTKNPYLLAIRRGHKQHHKHTHKEHGECFGFLWVPIKYFRMFFNKTKA
- a CDS encoding SRPBCC family protein, coding for MIHQLYREQQLNCTIDEAWKFFSSANNLSKITPKEMNFIVRTKFSDDAIYEGMIIDYYVSPLLNIKMSWQTKIIEVNDRKSFTDFQEKGPYKLWNHHHEFIENENGVLMKDKVDYELPLGFLGEIAHILLVKKKLKHIFDYRTQVLDKMFNHK